Proteins encoded within one genomic window of Leptospira stimsonii:
- the rfaE1 gene encoding D-glycero-beta-D-manno-heptose-7-phosphate kinase, producing MYYLDRNRFHTSTKKLKELRIIVIGDFILDEYLIGEVNRISPEAPVPVVWVRKEKITLGGAGNVVKNLSSLGVKSVVLGRAGKDEKAKSLLELLSNENTDREKNFLLQSEEVPTILKTRVIAGHQQVCRIDKEELKPITKKEEDLLIQAFLERIDSSDAVILSDYDKGTLTPRLIQEISKICFDKKKIVTVDPQVSHFFLYKGVSILTPNHHEAGKAIGKKLETDSEILQAAQEITEKLSSPSLMITRGEKGMSLYLTSKKEIFHIPTVAKEVFDVTGAGDTVISAYTAYHAAGLSELDASVVSNAAAGVVVGKLGAETVTPQELNSSLQSMGTFSG from the coding sequence TTGTATTATTTGGACCGAAATCGTTTTCACACTTCCACAAAAAAACTTAAAGAGTTACGAATCATCGTAATCGGGGATTTTATTTTAGATGAATATCTGATCGGCGAAGTAAATCGGATATCTCCGGAAGCCCCCGTTCCCGTCGTTTGGGTAAGAAAGGAAAAGATTACTCTAGGGGGTGCCGGAAACGTAGTCAAAAATTTATCGAGTTTGGGAGTGAAATCCGTCGTCCTCGGAAGAGCCGGAAAAGATGAAAAAGCGAAAAGTCTTTTAGAACTTCTTTCCAACGAAAACACAGACCGAGAAAAAAACTTTCTTCTTCAATCCGAAGAGGTTCCTACCATTCTCAAAACACGTGTCATTGCAGGGCATCAACAAGTCTGTAGAATCGATAAAGAAGAATTAAAGCCTATCACAAAAAAAGAAGAAGACCTTCTCATCCAAGCTTTCCTAGAAAGAATCGATTCTTCCGACGCGGTCATTCTTTCCGATTACGACAAGGGAACGTTAACTCCAAGACTCATCCAAGAAATTTCCAAAATCTGCTTCGATAAAAAAAAGATTGTCACCGTCGACCCTCAAGTAAGTCATTTTTTTCTATACAAAGGTGTGAGTATTCTCACGCCCAATCATCATGAAGCGGGGAAGGCGATCGGAAAAAAACTCGAAACGGATTCCGAAATTCTTCAAGCGGCACAAGAAATCACCGAAAAACTTTCTTCTCCTTCTCTTATGATCACAAGAGGTGAAAAGGGAATGAGCTTATATCTGACTTCCAAAAAAGAAATCTTTCATATTCCTACCGTCGCAAAAGAAGTCTTTGACGTAACCGGAGCAGGGGACACCGTGATCAGCGCTTATACCGCTTACCACGCGGCGGGACTCAGCGAGTTAGACGCAAGTGTAGTCTCCAATGCCGCCGCGGGAGTCGTCGTTGGAAAACTCGGTGCCGAAACAGTAACTCCGCAGGAACTCAATTCTTCTCTTCAATCGATGGGAACCTTTTCGGGTTAG
- a CDS encoding peptide MFS transporter: MDVQSKTLSSHPKSLSILFLTETWERFSFYGMRALLVLFLTKVFHYSDPVAQDIYGYYIGLVYLTPLIGGYLADRYLGFKVSIYLGTTLMMFGHLSLAFETKPFFFLGLALLIIGVGFFKPNISTVMGRIYEEENKNHMKDSGFTIFYMGINLGGFLGPIFCGYFSAAFGWGYGFGVAAFGVLFGILIFLFGQRIFPKSVFEPGRKIQLNQSLTPNPLTKEEKERVAVIFIFATFMIIFWGVFEQIGSSMNLFIDRHVDRNLFGYEIPTPLFQSLNPLLILLFAPLVAAFWTALAKRNLKPDTSTRFAYGFLILSLGYITLVAATYDFQRGNKISALWLLLMVALITIGELFTSPVGLSLVTKLAPNHLGGFLMGVWFISSFFGGILTGKLGGLMSTESFPSFFGMFAGLAFIGSIVLYLARKKFQKWMHGGDL, translated from the coding sequence ATGGACGTCCAGAGCAAAACTTTAAGTTCTCATCCGAAATCTCTTTCAATTCTTTTCCTAACGGAAACCTGGGAAAGATTTAGTTTCTACGGTATGCGAGCCTTGCTTGTTTTATTTTTGACGAAAGTCTTCCACTATTCGGATCCGGTGGCGCAGGATATCTACGGGTATTACATTGGTCTTGTGTATCTTACACCGTTGATCGGAGGTTATCTGGCGGACCGATATCTCGGTTTTAAAGTTTCGATTTATCTCGGAACAACGCTCATGATGTTCGGCCACTTAAGTCTTGCATTCGAAACAAAACCTTTTTTCTTTTTAGGACTCGCGTTACTCATCATCGGAGTCGGCTTTTTTAAACCGAATATATCTACGGTTATGGGAAGGATTTATGAAGAAGAAAATAAGAATCACATGAAGGATTCCGGTTTTACGATCTTCTATATGGGAATCAACCTAGGGGGTTTTCTCGGGCCGATCTTTTGCGGTTATTTTAGCGCGGCCTTCGGCTGGGGATATGGTTTTGGGGTCGCGGCATTCGGAGTTCTATTCGGAATCTTGATCTTCCTTTTTGGTCAGAGAATTTTTCCGAAAAGTGTATTCGAACCCGGAAGGAAGATTCAATTAAACCAGTCATTGACTCCGAATCCTTTGACCAAAGAAGAAAAGGAAAGGGTGGCGGTGATCTTTATTTTTGCGACATTTATGATCATTTTCTGGGGAGTTTTTGAACAAATCGGCTCTTCGATGAATCTATTTATCGATCGCCACGTAGATCGTAATCTTTTCGGATACGAAATTCCGACTCCCTTATTTCAATCCCTAAACCCTCTATTGATCTTACTGTTTGCTCCTTTAGTCGCCGCATTTTGGACCGCGCTTGCGAAAAGAAATTTAAAACCGGACACGTCCACACGGTTCGCCTATGGATTTCTAATATTGAGTCTTGGGTATATTACTTTAGTCGCGGCGACGTACGATTTCCAAAGAGGAAATAAAATTTCCGCGCTCTGGCTTCTTCTTATGGTTGCTCTCATTACGATCGGCGAGTTGTTTACTTCTCCGGTAGGACTTTCCCTCGTAACAAAATTGGCACCGAATCATTTGGGGGGATTCTTGATGGGTGTCTGGTTTATTTCCAGTTTTTTCGGAGGAATCTTAACCGGAAAGTTAGGTGGACTCATGAGCACCGAAAGTTTTCCATCCTTTTTCGGGATGTTCGCGGGTTTGGCATTTATCGGAAGTATCGTTTTGTATTTGGCAAGAAAGAAATTTCAAAAATGGATGCACGGCGGAGATTTGTAG
- a CDS encoding LON peptidase substrate-binding domain-containing protein has protein sequence MLPVSTTTVPIFPLPEIILFPGTYLPLHIFEPRYRLMLDYCMESGEELAVAPILPAKSRAPSKHPEIETVFGWGKIIRRDPLPDGRSNILLEGKGIAKLIDYETVEPFRVARIEKIEPDFDYLKDENFKKIFERLLFMTKRILLSEGAGEDLILRMNELMTHPFPIDFIASILNFEFSKKQEILVDPNPMEKTKILLEIVEELNLKE, from the coding sequence ATCCTTCCCGTGTCAACTACTACTGTCCCTATCTTTCCTTTGCCGGAAATCATTCTATTCCCTGGGACTTACTTACCTCTTCATATCTTCGAACCCCGCTACAGATTGATGTTGGATTATTGTATGGAATCCGGAGAAGAATTGGCCGTCGCACCCATTCTTCCCGCTAAATCCAGAGCCCCTTCGAAACATCCGGAAATCGAAACCGTCTTTGGTTGGGGAAAGATCATTCGAAGAGATCCACTTCCCGACGGAAGATCCAATATTCTCTTAGAAGGCAAAGGAATCGCAAAACTGATAGACTATGAAACTGTGGAACCATTTCGGGTAGCTCGTATAGAAAAGATAGAACCTGATTTTGACTATCTCAAAGACGAAAATTTTAAGAAGATTTTTGAAAGACTACTTTTTATGACCAAGAGAATTCTTCTTTCCGAGGGCGCCGGGGAAGACCTCATTCTGAGAATGAACGAACTCATGACGCATCCTTTTCCGATCGATTTTATTGCTTCCATTCTTAATTTTGAATTTTCAAAAAAACAGGAAATTCTCGTAGATCCAAATCCGATGGAGAAAACGAAAATTCTTTTGGAAATAGTGGAAGAGCTCAATTTAAAAGAATGA
- a CDS encoding C40 family peptidase — protein sequence MYRILFYFFILFLFQTKLFSDPFSDLLKEDFETGQTLLIKNSVFQKLGSKSKDTRVMEITKNTIPWAIMEGLAPNAVAELIVNQYYVSLSGMRFTESEDAIPALAKQKLSEKDFVLVSLFVKETDQAGIREEIRNVFLSTALKSRWDGFSILAGGRALIAGKYVGIPENRLASRILSLLPTKGGNAPFEKTDSAFRQAIFFNPTNDRYTLASDLLSQLKALHSGTKSKSLDSWTTSIATARSLDSGLDSAGEIVIGDRPKFGFEENIPEPPLVPEVEPEAPVNPGKSDWEVLHSSRLLSVVKEWQGTPYYWGGTSKKGVDCSGFTFSSLTDSRVGVPAKIVPRLGRDQAKSGAHVSHDDLQAGDLIFFSASPNQSKITHVGLVISDKEFSHASSTRGVVIDKISMKWWIDRYVTSRRVFKKVTP from the coding sequence ATGTATAGAATTCTATTTTATTTTTTTATCCTCTTCCTATTCCAGACTAAACTTTTTTCCGATCCTTTTTCTGATCTCCTTAAGGAGGATTTTGAAACCGGACAAACACTTCTAATAAAAAATTCGGTCTTTCAAAAACTGGGTAGTAAATCCAAAGATACCCGGGTGATGGAAATCACTAAAAATACGATTCCTTGGGCGATCATGGAAGGATTGGCTCCGAACGCAGTAGCGGAATTAATCGTAAATCAATATTACGTTTCCCTTTCGGGGATGCGCTTTACGGAATCAGAGGACGCGATTCCTGCACTCGCTAAACAAAAACTTTCCGAGAAAGATTTTGTCCTTGTTTCCCTCTTTGTGAAAGAAACGGATCAGGCGGGAATTCGGGAGGAGATTCGGAATGTTTTTCTTTCGACTGCCCTCAAATCTCGTTGGGACGGCTTTTCCATCTTAGCTGGGGGAAGAGCGCTCATTGCGGGAAAATACGTTGGGATTCCTGAAAATCGGCTGGCTTCTCGCATTCTAAGTTTGCTTCCAACAAAGGGGGGAAACGCACCTTTTGAAAAAACGGATTCTGCTTTTCGTCAGGCGATATTTTTCAATCCGACAAATGATCGTTATACGCTTGCGTCCGATCTACTTTCTCAACTTAAGGCACTTCACTCGGGGACAAAAAGTAAGTCTTTGGATTCCTGGACGACTTCGATTGCGACTGCGCGATCGCTCGATAGCGGACTGGATTCTGCGGGAGAAATTGTGATCGGTGATAGACCAAAATTCGGTTTCGAAGAAAATATCCCCGAACCACCCTTAGTCCCGGAAGTCGAACCTGAGGCCCCAGTGAATCCGGGAAAGTCGGATTGGGAAGTTTTACATTCTTCTCGTTTACTTTCCGTTGTAAAGGAATGGCAAGGGACTCCTTACTATTGGGGAGGAACTTCAAAGAAAGGTGTCGATTGCTCGGGTTTTACGTTTAGTTCTCTAACAGATTCTCGCGTCGGAGTTCCTGCAAAAATCGTTCCTCGTCTCGGAAGAGATCAGGCAAAGTCAGGGGCACACGTTTCACACGATGATCTTCAGGCAGGAGATCTTATTTTCTTTTCCGCTTCGCCGAATCAAAGTAAGATCACTCACGTTGGGCTCGTGATTTCGGATAAAGAATTTTCCCATGCTTCTTCCACAAGAGGAGTGGTGATCGATAAGATTTCAATGAAGTGGTGGATCGATCGATACGTTACTTCACGGAGAGTTTTTAAAAAAGTAACTCCTTAA
- a CDS encoding DUF1564 domain-containing protein yields the protein MGCLLLNSEQEIRSLLRENKTDVVTLLIPDSTLSRYDERERRLLPRRVPVLLMRYGKYLSSVKRLGKKAGKTLYQPSPGHSKMKRVNVRLGTASWSLLGVLAQAHGVSRCYLFNYLLWLDEVGVGSSIVNTMNEGAPTFHRNYRYILHLDFPENRIIRSLECEPSHLFSVLDYRDWFDS from the coding sequence ATGGGTTGCTTATTATTAAATTCCGAACAGGAAATTCGTTCCCTTCTGCGCGAAAACAAGACGGACGTGGTTACCTTATTGATACCGGATTCTACCCTTTCTCGTTACGATGAAAGGGAAAGGAGACTACTGCCCAGAAGAGTCCCCGTACTTTTGATGCGATATGGGAAATATTTGAGTTCCGTAAAACGTTTAGGAAAGAAAGCGGGCAAGACTTTATATCAGCCGAGCCCGGGTCATTCTAAAATGAAGCGAGTAAACGTTCGGCTGGGGACGGCAAGTTGGAGTCTTTTAGGTGTTCTCGCGCAAGCACATGGCGTGTCTCGCTGTTACCTTTTTAATTATCTTTTGTGGTTGGATGAGGTGGGAGTGGGAAGTTCTATCGTGAATACAATGAATGAGGGAGCTCCCACATTTCACAGGAATTACAGATATATCCTCCACCTCGATTTTCCGGAAAATCGAATCATACGTAGCCTAGAATGCGAACCCTCCCATCTATTTTCTGTACTCGATTATCGAGATTGGTTTGATTCCTAA